One stretch of Dissulfurimicrobium hydrothermale DNA includes these proteins:
- a CDS encoding S-adenosylmethionine decarboxylase family protein, translating to MTFNLAAANDNGLNQKQPGHELARQRMGAVMDTHLLAEIWQSPFATLADAKVIEKALNLLGKDATGIDGQDSYIFEVIVHQFSPYGVSGTAKMPDAHVIIHTWPENKYAAVDIYASDREKAYMVLEGIKNGLEAGYVQVTELRRGELLDIEDT from the coding sequence ATCAGAAACAGCCTGGGCATGAACTGGCAAGGCAACGGATGGGCGCTGTGATGGACACCCATCTTCTGGCCGAGATATGGCAATCTCCATTTGCTACACTGGCCGACGCCAAGGTCATAGAAAAAGCGCTCAATCTTCTCGGCAAGGACGCTACCGGCATAGACGGCCAGGATTCATACATATTCGAGGTAATAGTGCACCAATTTAGCCCATACGGCGTATCAGGCACGGCCAAGATGCCCGATGCGCATGTAATCATCCACACATGGCCTGAAAACAAATATGCAGCGGTCGATATCTATGCAAGCGACCGCGAAAAGGCATATATGGTGCTGGAGGGCATCAAAAACGGACTTGAAGCTGGATATGTACAGGTTACAGAACTACGTCGCGGCGAACTCCTCGACATCGAAGACACCTGA